One Desmodus rotundus isolate HL8 unplaced genomic scaffold, HLdesRot8A.1 manual_scaffold_57, whole genome shotgun sequence DNA segment encodes these proteins:
- the LOC128780160 gene encoding serine/threonine-protein phosphatase 2A 65 kDa regulatory subunit A alpha isoform isoform X2: MGPGERPSPWKKLGKRLPGRKSRQLRLNSIKKLSTIALALGVERTRSELLPFLTDTIYDEDEVLLALAEQLGTFTTLVGGPEYVHCLLPPLESLATVEETVVRDKAVESLRAISHEHSPSDLEAHFVPLVKRLAGGDWFTSRTSACGLFSVCYPRVSSAVKAELRQYFRNLCSDDTPMVRRAAASKLGEFAKVLELDNVKSEIIPMFSNLASDEQDSVRLLAVEACVNIAQLLPQEDLEALVMPTLRQAAEDKSWRVRYMVADKFTELQKAVGPEITKTDLVPAFQNLMKDCEAEVRAAASHKVKEFCENLSADCRENVIMTQILPCIKELVSDANQHVKSALASVIMGLSPILGKDNTIEHLLPLFLAQLKDECPEVRLNIISNLDCVNEVIGIRQLSQSLLPAIVELAEDAKWRVRLAIIEYMPLLAGQLGVEFFDEKLNSLCMAWLVDHVYAIREAATSNLKKLVEKFGKEWAHATIIPKVLAMSGDPNYLHRMTTLFCINVLSEVCGQDITTKHMLPTVLRMAGDPVANVRFNVAKSLQKIGPILDNSTLQSEVKPILEKLTQDQDVDVKYFAQEALTGHLNSN; the protein is encoded by the exons ATGGGACCAGGAGAAAGACCTAGCCCCTGGAAGAAGCTGGGGAAGCGCCTTCCAGGAAGAAAGAGCAGGCAG CTTCGCCTCAACAGCATCAAGAAGCTGTCCACCATCGCCTTGGCCCTCGGTGTGGAAAGGACCCGCAGTGAGCTTCTGCCCTTCCTTACAG ACACCATCTACGATGAGGATGAGGTCCTCTTGGCCCTGGCGGAGCAGCTGGGAACCTTCACTACCCTGGTGGGAGGCCCTGAGTATGTGCACTGCCTGCTG CCACCCCTGGAGTCGCTGGCCACAGTGGAGGAGACAGTGGTGCGGGACAAGGCAGTGGAGTCCTTGCGGGCCATCTCACACGAGCACTCACCCTCTGACCTGGAGGCCCACTTCGTGCCACTGGTGAAGCGGCTGGCGGGCGGCGACTGGTTCACCTCCCGCACCTCGGCCTGTGGCCTCTTCTCTGTCTGCTACCCCCGTGTATCCAGTGCCGTGAAGGCAGAACTTCGACA GTACTTCCGGAACCTGTGCTCAGATGATACCCCCATGGTGCGGCGGGCCGCAGCCTCCAAGCTGGGGGAGTTTGCCAAGGTGCTGGAGCTGGACAACGTCAAGAGTGAGATCATCCCCATGTTCTCCAACCTGGCCTCTGACGAGCAG gACTCGGTGCGGCTGCTGGCAGTGGAGGCATGTGTGAATATcgcccagctcctgccccaggaggATCTGGAGGCCCTGGTGATGCCCACCCTGCGCCAGGCTGCTGAGGACAAGTCCTGGCGTGTCCGATACATGGTGGCCGACAAGTTCACAGAG CTCCAGAAAGCCGTGGGGCCTGAGATCACCAAGACAGACCTGGTCCCTGCCTTCCAGAACCTGATGAAAGACTGTGAGGCTGAGGTGAGGGCCGCAGCCTCCCACAAGGTCAAAG AATTCTGTGAAAATCTCTCAGCTGACTGTCGGGAGAATGTGATCATGACCCAGATCTTGCCCTGTATCAAG gagctggTGTCCGATGCCAACCAACATGTCAAATCGGCCCTGGCCTCTGTCATCATGGGCCTCTCTCCCATCCTGGGCAAAGACAACACCATTGAGCAcctcctgcccctcttcctggCTCAGCTGAAGGATGAG TGCCCAGAGGTGCGGCTGAACATCATCTCCAACCTGGACTGCGTAAATGAGGTGATTGGCATCCGGCAGCTGTCCCAGTCCCTGCTCCCTGCCATTGTGGAACTGGCTGAGGACGCCAAGTGGCGAGTGCGGCTGGCCATCATTGAGTACATGCCCCTATTAGCTGGACAGCTG GGGGTGGAGTTTTTTGATGAGAAACTCAACTCCTTGTGCATGGCTTGGCTCGTGGATCATG TCTATGCCATCCGCGAGGCGGCCACCAGCAACCTGAAGAAGCTGGTGGAGAAGTTTGGGAAGGAGTGGGCCCATGCCACTATCATCCCCAAGGTCTTGGCCATGTCTGGGGATCCCAACTACCTGCACCGCATGACCACACTCTTCTGCATCAAT GTGCTTTCTGAGGTCTGTGGGCAGGACATCACCACAAAGCACATGCTGCCCACAGTCTTGCGTATGGCTGGGGACCCTGTTGCCAACGTGCGCTTCAATGTGGCCAAGTCCCTGCAGAAGATAGGACCCATCCTGGACAACAG cACGCTGCAGAGTGAAGTCAAGCCCATCCTAGAGAAGCTGACCCAGGACCAGGATGTGGATGTCAAGTACTTTGCTCAGGAGGCCCTGACTG GTCACCTGAATTCTAACTGA
- the LOC128780160 gene encoding serine/threonine-protein phosphatase 2A 65 kDa regulatory subunit A alpha isoform isoform X1 yields the protein MGPGERPSPWKKLGKRLPGRKSRQLRLNSIKKLSTIALALGVERTRSELLPFLTDTIYDEDEVLLALAEQLGTFTTLVGGPEYVHCLLPPLESLATVEETVVRDKAVESLRAISHEHSPSDLEAHFVPLVKRLAGGDWFTSRTSACGLFSVCYPRVSSAVKAELRQYFRNLCSDDTPMVRRAAASKLGEFAKVLELDNVKSEIIPMFSNLASDEQDSVRLLAVEACVNIAQLLPQEDLEALVMPTLRQAAEDKSWRVRYMVADKFTELQKAVGPEITKTDLVPAFQNLMKDCEAEVRAAASHKVKEFCENLSADCRENVIMTQILPCIKELVSDANQHVKSALASVIMGLSPILGKDNTIEHLLPLFLAQLKDECPEVRLNIISNLDCVNEVIGIRQLSQSLLPAIVELAEDAKWRVRLAIIEYMPLLAGQLGVEFFDEKLNSLCMAWLVDHVYAIREAATSNLKKLVEKFGKEWAHATIIPKVLAMSGDPNYLHRMTTLFCINVLSEVCGQDITTKHMLPTVLRMAGDPVANVRFNVAKSLQKIGPILDNSTLQSEVKPILEKLTQDQDVDVKYFAQEALTVLSLA from the exons ATGGGACCAGGAGAAAGACCTAGCCCCTGGAAGAAGCTGGGGAAGCGCCTTCCAGGAAGAAAGAGCAGGCAG CTTCGCCTCAACAGCATCAAGAAGCTGTCCACCATCGCCTTGGCCCTCGGTGTGGAAAGGACCCGCAGTGAGCTTCTGCCCTTCCTTACAG ACACCATCTACGATGAGGATGAGGTCCTCTTGGCCCTGGCGGAGCAGCTGGGAACCTTCACTACCCTGGTGGGAGGCCCTGAGTATGTGCACTGCCTGCTG CCACCCCTGGAGTCGCTGGCCACAGTGGAGGAGACAGTGGTGCGGGACAAGGCAGTGGAGTCCTTGCGGGCCATCTCACACGAGCACTCACCCTCTGACCTGGAGGCCCACTTCGTGCCACTGGTGAAGCGGCTGGCGGGCGGCGACTGGTTCACCTCCCGCACCTCGGCCTGTGGCCTCTTCTCTGTCTGCTACCCCCGTGTATCCAGTGCCGTGAAGGCAGAACTTCGACA GTACTTCCGGAACCTGTGCTCAGATGATACCCCCATGGTGCGGCGGGCCGCAGCCTCCAAGCTGGGGGAGTTTGCCAAGGTGCTGGAGCTGGACAACGTCAAGAGTGAGATCATCCCCATGTTCTCCAACCTGGCCTCTGACGAGCAG gACTCGGTGCGGCTGCTGGCAGTGGAGGCATGTGTGAATATcgcccagctcctgccccaggaggATCTGGAGGCCCTGGTGATGCCCACCCTGCGCCAGGCTGCTGAGGACAAGTCCTGGCGTGTCCGATACATGGTGGCCGACAAGTTCACAGAG CTCCAGAAAGCCGTGGGGCCTGAGATCACCAAGACAGACCTGGTCCCTGCCTTCCAGAACCTGATGAAAGACTGTGAGGCTGAGGTGAGGGCCGCAGCCTCCCACAAGGTCAAAG AATTCTGTGAAAATCTCTCAGCTGACTGTCGGGAGAATGTGATCATGACCCAGATCTTGCCCTGTATCAAG gagctggTGTCCGATGCCAACCAACATGTCAAATCGGCCCTGGCCTCTGTCATCATGGGCCTCTCTCCCATCCTGGGCAAAGACAACACCATTGAGCAcctcctgcccctcttcctggCTCAGCTGAAGGATGAG TGCCCAGAGGTGCGGCTGAACATCATCTCCAACCTGGACTGCGTAAATGAGGTGATTGGCATCCGGCAGCTGTCCCAGTCCCTGCTCCCTGCCATTGTGGAACTGGCTGAGGACGCCAAGTGGCGAGTGCGGCTGGCCATCATTGAGTACATGCCCCTATTAGCTGGACAGCTG GGGGTGGAGTTTTTTGATGAGAAACTCAACTCCTTGTGCATGGCTTGGCTCGTGGATCATG TCTATGCCATCCGCGAGGCGGCCACCAGCAACCTGAAGAAGCTGGTGGAGAAGTTTGGGAAGGAGTGGGCCCATGCCACTATCATCCCCAAGGTCTTGGCCATGTCTGGGGATCCCAACTACCTGCACCGCATGACCACACTCTTCTGCATCAAT GTGCTTTCTGAGGTCTGTGGGCAGGACATCACCACAAAGCACATGCTGCCCACAGTCTTGCGTATGGCTGGGGACCCTGTTGCCAACGTGCGCTTCAATGTGGCCAAGTCCCTGCAGAAGATAGGACCCATCCTGGACAACAG cACGCTGCAGAGTGAAGTCAAGCCCATCCTAGAGAAGCTGACCCAGGACCAGGATGTGGATGTCAAGTACTTTGCTCAGGAGGCCCTGACTG TTCTGTCTCTCGCCTGA
- the LOC128780160 gene encoding serine/threonine-protein phosphatase 2A 65 kDa regulatory subunit A alpha isoform isoform X3, which translates to MVRRAAASKLGEFAKVLELDNVKSEIIPMFSNLASDEQDSVRLLAVEACVNIAQLLPQEDLEALVMPTLRQAAEDKSWRVRYMVADKFTELQKAVGPEITKTDLVPAFQNLMKDCEAEVRAAASHKVKEFCENLSADCRENVIMTQILPCIKELVSDANQHVKSALASVIMGLSPILGKDNTIEHLLPLFLAQLKDECPEVRLNIISNLDCVNEVIGIRQLSQSLLPAIVELAEDAKWRVRLAIIEYMPLLAGQLGVEFFDEKLNSLCMAWLVDHVYAIREAATSNLKKLVEKFGKEWAHATIIPKVLAMSGDPNYLHRMTTLFCINVLSEVCGQDITTKHMLPTVLRMAGDPVANVRFNVAKSLQKIGPILDNSTLQSEVKPILEKLTQDQDVDVKYFAQEALTGHLNSN; encoded by the exons ATGGTGCGGCGGGCCGCAGCCTCCAAGCTGGGGGAGTTTGCCAAGGTGCTGGAGCTGGACAACGTCAAGAGTGAGATCATCCCCATGTTCTCCAACCTGGCCTCTGACGAGCAG gACTCGGTGCGGCTGCTGGCAGTGGAGGCATGTGTGAATATcgcccagctcctgccccaggaggATCTGGAGGCCCTGGTGATGCCCACCCTGCGCCAGGCTGCTGAGGACAAGTCCTGGCGTGTCCGATACATGGTGGCCGACAAGTTCACAGAG CTCCAGAAAGCCGTGGGGCCTGAGATCACCAAGACAGACCTGGTCCCTGCCTTCCAGAACCTGATGAAAGACTGTGAGGCTGAGGTGAGGGCCGCAGCCTCCCACAAGGTCAAAG AATTCTGTGAAAATCTCTCAGCTGACTGTCGGGAGAATGTGATCATGACCCAGATCTTGCCCTGTATCAAG gagctggTGTCCGATGCCAACCAACATGTCAAATCGGCCCTGGCCTCTGTCATCATGGGCCTCTCTCCCATCCTGGGCAAAGACAACACCATTGAGCAcctcctgcccctcttcctggCTCAGCTGAAGGATGAG TGCCCAGAGGTGCGGCTGAACATCATCTCCAACCTGGACTGCGTAAATGAGGTGATTGGCATCCGGCAGCTGTCCCAGTCCCTGCTCCCTGCCATTGTGGAACTGGCTGAGGACGCCAAGTGGCGAGTGCGGCTGGCCATCATTGAGTACATGCCCCTATTAGCTGGACAGCTG GGGGTGGAGTTTTTTGATGAGAAACTCAACTCCTTGTGCATGGCTTGGCTCGTGGATCATG TCTATGCCATCCGCGAGGCGGCCACCAGCAACCTGAAGAAGCTGGTGGAGAAGTTTGGGAAGGAGTGGGCCCATGCCACTATCATCCCCAAGGTCTTGGCCATGTCTGGGGATCCCAACTACCTGCACCGCATGACCACACTCTTCTGCATCAAT GTGCTTTCTGAGGTCTGTGGGCAGGACATCACCACAAAGCACATGCTGCCCACAGTCTTGCGTATGGCTGGGGACCCTGTTGCCAACGTGCGCTTCAATGTGGCCAAGTCCCTGCAGAAGATAGGACCCATCCTGGACAACAG cACGCTGCAGAGTGAAGTCAAGCCCATCCTAGAGAAGCTGACCCAGGACCAGGATGTGGATGTCAAGTACTTTGCTCAGGAGGCCCTGACTG GTCACCTGAATTCTAACTGA